The following coding sequences lie in one Bordetella genomosp. 9 genomic window:
- a CDS encoding TraR/DksA family transcriptional regulator yields MSHLSSAELDALGRRLREIRARALQEIQSEAGMDAALPSGPEPRDRADLAEPLRQEEVRWAEMEIDRHTLADVERALTRLAHGEYGICVDCQAAIPQGRLFAQPAAIRCAACQAIAEATRRA; encoded by the coding sequence ATGTCGCATTTATCGTCCGCGGAACTCGACGCCCTTGGCCGCAGACTCCGCGAAATCCGGGCGCGCGCGCTGCAGGAAATCCAGAGCGAGGCCGGCATGGACGCCGCGTTGCCTTCCGGGCCGGAGCCGCGCGATCGCGCCGACCTGGCCGAGCCGCTGCGACAGGAAGAAGTGCGCTGGGCCGAAATGGAGATCGACCGCCATACCCTGGCCGACGTCGAACGCGCGCTGACCCGTCTGGCGCACGGCGAATACGGCATCTGCGTCGATTGCCAGGCCGCCATTCCTCAGGGCCGGCTGTTCGCGCAGCCCGCGGCGATCCGGTGCGCGGCCTGCCAGGCCATCGCCGAGGCGACGCGCCGCGCCTGA
- a CDS encoding PHA/PHB synthase family protein has product MSKRAATPNDASPAGAAAGAPMPPPTAAPSAPSCAPASSEPPWRGWDRLSHAAVARASGGVSPLAVCLDWADWAMHLAISPGKQLSLLQTALQAGPDGAAPAANGRRRPDPRFDHPDWNRWPYTLWRSAFQRAEACWDAATQDVSGAAPHHQRVVNFMGRQWLDTLSPSNFWFANPEVLEAIAETRGFNLLQGARRFYGDACDTAAGCAPGASASRRDVYRVGREVAATPGAVVYRNQLFELILYAPATPQTWREPVLIVPSWLLKYYILDLSEHNSLVRYLVQSGHTVYAISWKNPHEEARDWGMDRYLRDGLFTALEQVSQACGGRRVHGVGYCLGGTLLAAGAAALARRERRPGLRSLTLLTTQTDFDEPGELGLFISPGGVACLDALMWQQGYLDGRQLAGVFQLLNSRDLIWSRLVRDYLLGRQRPISDLMAWNADTTRLPYRLHSETLRWLYLNNDLAAGRLCVEGEPVALADIRVPMLAVATERDHISPWQSVYKLHLLNHRDLTFVLCSGGHNVGIVSEPGRPNRHFRSALRHQGDPYLPPSEWLARTPVVEGSWWPHWEAWLCRHSGQKGPPPDYPPETALCAAPGRYVMEQ; this is encoded by the coding sequence ATGTCCAAGCGTGCAGCGACACCGAACGATGCAAGCCCGGCCGGCGCGGCGGCCGGCGCGCCCATGCCGCCGCCTACCGCCGCGCCATCCGCGCCATCCTGCGCGCCGGCATCGTCCGAGCCGCCATGGCGCGGGTGGGATCGTCTGAGCCACGCAGCCGTTGCGCGCGCGTCGGGCGGCGTCTCGCCGCTGGCCGTCTGCCTGGATTGGGCCGATTGGGCCATGCATCTGGCGATTTCACCCGGCAAGCAGCTTTCCCTTTTGCAAACCGCGCTGCAGGCCGGACCGGACGGTGCGGCGCCCGCCGCGAACGGCCGCCGCCGGCCCGACCCGCGCTTCGATCATCCCGATTGGAACCGCTGGCCCTACACGCTGTGGCGATCCGCCTTCCAGCGCGCCGAGGCGTGCTGGGATGCGGCCACGCAGGACGTCAGCGGCGCCGCGCCCCATCACCAGCGCGTGGTGAACTTCATGGGGCGCCAGTGGCTGGATACGCTGTCGCCCAGCAACTTCTGGTTCGCGAACCCCGAAGTCCTGGAGGCCATCGCGGAAACCCGGGGCTTCAATCTGCTGCAGGGCGCGCGCCGCTTTTATGGCGACGCCTGCGATACGGCCGCGGGCTGCGCGCCCGGCGCGTCGGCCAGCCGCCGCGACGTCTATCGCGTGGGACGCGAAGTCGCGGCCACGCCGGGCGCGGTCGTCTATCGCAATCAGCTCTTCGAACTCATTCTGTACGCGCCCGCCACGCCGCAAACCTGGCGCGAACCCGTACTCATCGTCCCCTCCTGGCTGCTCAAGTACTACATCCTGGACCTGTCGGAGCACAATTCCCTGGTGCGCTATCTGGTTCAGAGCGGCCATACGGTTTATGCGATCTCCTGGAAGAACCCGCATGAAGAAGCGCGCGACTGGGGGATGGACCGCTATCTGCGCGACGGCCTGTTCACCGCGCTGGAACAGGTTTCACAGGCATGCGGCGGCCGGCGCGTTCACGGCGTGGGCTATTGCCTGGGCGGGACGCTGCTTGCTGCCGGCGCGGCGGCGCTGGCCCGCCGCGAGCGGCGGCCGGGGCTGCGCAGTCTGACGCTGCTGACCACGCAGACCGACTTCGACGAACCCGGAGAACTGGGCCTGTTCATCAGTCCTGGCGGTGTGGCGTGCCTGGACGCCCTGATGTGGCAGCAAGGCTATCTGGATGGCCGGCAACTGGCCGGCGTATTCCAACTGCTCAACTCGCGCGACCTGATCTGGTCGCGGCTGGTGCGCGACTACCTGCTCGGCCGTCAGCGCCCGATCTCCGATCTGATGGCCTGGAACGCCGACACCACCCGGTTGCCCTATCGGCTGCACAGCGAGACGCTGCGCTGGCTTTACCTGAACAACGATCTAGCGGCCGGCCGGCTTTGCGTGGAAGGCGAGCCGGTGGCGCTGGCCGATATCCGCGTGCCCATGCTGGCGGTGGCCACGGAACGGGATCACATCTCGCCGTGGCAGTCCGTCTACAAGCTGCATCTGCTGAACCACAGGGACCTGACGTTCGTGCTCTGCTCCGGCGGCCATAACGTGGGCATCGTCAGCGAACCGGGGCGGCCGAACCGGCATTTCCGGTCGGCCCTGCGGCATCAGGGCGACCCGTACCTGCCGCCGTCCGAATGGCTGGCCCGCACGCCGGTCGTCGAAGGATCCTGGTGGCCGCATTGGGAAGCGTGGCTATGCCGGCACTCCGGCCAGAAAGGGCCGCCGCCCGACTACCCCCCTGAGACGGCGCTGTGCGCCGCGCCCGGCAGATACGTCATGGAGCAATAG
- the phbB gene encoding acetoacetyl-CoA reductase gives MDNRIALITGGMGGLGEAIVARFHRRGYRIVVTMSPENHRAPEWMESRRREGVDVAAYPADVADYGSCRDCVHRIREEVGPVDILVNNAGVTRDASLRKMAQADWERVVRTNLDSVFNMTQPVLDGMAARRWGRIINISSVNGQRGQFGQANYAAAKAGMHGFTMSLALEMARHGVTVNTVSPGYLATRMVTAMPKEVLETKILPTIPLGRLGEPDEIAALVDFIASDEAAYITGANFAVNGGLHMQ, from the coding sequence ATGGACAACAGAATCGCGTTGATCACGGGCGGCATGGGCGGACTCGGTGAGGCCATCGTGGCGCGTTTCCATCGCCGCGGGTATCGGATCGTGGTCACCATGTCGCCCGAGAACCATCGCGCGCCGGAGTGGATGGAATCGCGCCGCCGCGAAGGCGTCGACGTCGCGGCCTATCCCGCCGACGTGGCGGATTACGGCAGCTGCCGGGACTGCGTCCATCGCATACGTGAAGAAGTCGGCCCGGTGGATATTCTGGTCAACAACGCCGGCGTCACCCGCGATGCGTCCTTGCGGAAGATGGCGCAGGCCGACTGGGAGCGCGTGGTGCGGACCAACCTGGACTCGGTGTTCAACATGACCCAGCCCGTGCTCGATGGCATGGCGGCGCGCCGCTGGGGCCGCATCATCAATATTTCGTCGGTCAACGGGCAGCGCGGCCAGTTCGGCCAGGCCAACTACGCGGCGGCGAAGGCCGGGATGCACGGCTTCACCATGTCGCTCGCATTGGAGATGGCGCGGCATGGCGTGACGGTGAATACGGTGTCTCCCGGCTATCTCGCGACCCGGATGGTGACCGCCATGCCAAAGGAGGTACTGGAGACGAAGATATTGCCGACGATCCCGCTGGGCCGCCTGGGCGAACCCGACGAGATCGCCGCTTTGGTCGACTTCATTGCATCGGATGAGGCGGCGTACATCACCGGCGCGAATTTCGCGGTCAACGGCGGGCTGCATATGCAGTAG
- a CDS encoding hybrid sensor histidine kinase/response regulator, translated as MAETRVRILLVQNDAGERIACRRAFAAEPGPTVEITEAGTLQEALRHIRTGDFHAVLADSRLPDGTGLDLLVSLADAGGEVALPVLVLTADDNPDAVATLMRHGARDHLHKDPDGRYLLALPAAVERLLRGQQLLEEKRQAEAMFRTLVEQIQAICYVRELGQGRLRYISPQVRCLGFSAEEWLADPALALQRIHPADRSRAAAAIARSAAQGSSLRLEYRLVARDGRECWFRDEAEVVSDAAGRKLFLQGILVDISRNKLTEAALRESREALRRLAAHQESIKESERKRIAQEIHDELGGLLTGIKAHVSVSIERAAQAGTPPDPLLAEAARLTEDAIQSVRRVINDLRPSVLDQLGVWEAIEWYAGQIEARFGLACDCIIAPTAMAVHLDPDRSTMLFRIVQESLTNVVRHADASLVSVYAAARDGVITVEIADDGKGFAAGQATDRHSWGIQGMQERTRHFGGQLTVSSVVGQGTRVTLRLPLENGNGG; from the coding sequence ATGGCCGAAACGCGCGTCCGCATATTGCTCGTCCAGAACGATGCCGGGGAGCGCATCGCCTGCAGGCGCGCATTTGCCGCGGAGCCGGGACCAACGGTGGAAATAACGGAAGCGGGGACCCTTCAGGAGGCCTTGCGGCATATCCGCACCGGGGATTTTCATGCGGTGCTGGCCGACAGCCGGCTGCCGGACGGCACCGGGCTGGACCTGCTCGTCTCGCTGGCCGATGCCGGCGGCGAAGTCGCGCTTCCCGTACTCGTGCTGACCGCGGACGACAACCCCGATGCCGTCGCGACGCTCATGCGTCATGGCGCGCGCGACCACCTGCACAAAGACCCGGACGGCCGCTATCTGCTGGCCTTGCCAGCGGCAGTGGAGCGCTTGTTGCGCGGCCAGCAGCTGCTGGAAGAAAAGCGGCAGGCCGAAGCGATGTTCCGCACGCTGGTCGAGCAGATCCAGGCGATCTGCTACGTGCGCGAACTGGGCCAGGGCCGCCTGCGCTACATCAGCCCGCAGGTGCGCTGCCTGGGTTTTTCGGCCGAGGAATGGCTGGCCGATCCCGCGCTGGCGCTGCAGCGGATCCACCCTGCGGACCGGTCGCGCGCGGCTGCGGCCATTGCGCGCAGCGCGGCCCAGGGCAGTTCGCTGCGGCTGGAATACCGGCTGGTCGCCCGGGATGGGCGGGAATGCTGGTTCCGGGACGAGGCGGAAGTCGTGTCCGATGCCGCCGGCCGCAAGCTGTTCCTGCAGGGCATCCTGGTCGACATCTCGCGGAACAAGCTGACCGAGGCCGCGTTAAGGGAATCGCGCGAGGCGCTGCGGCGCCTGGCCGCGCATCAGGAGAGCATCAAGGAAAGCGAGCGCAAACGCATCGCGCAGGAAATCCACGACGAGCTGGGCGGCTTGCTGACCGGCATCAAGGCGCATGTCTCGGTATCCATCGAACGCGCCGCCCAGGCCGGCACGCCGCCGGATCCGCTGCTTGCCGAGGCCGCGCGGCTGACGGAGGACGCCATCCAGTCGGTGCGGCGCGTGATCAACGACCTGCGTCCAAGCGTGCTCGACCAGTTGGGGGTATGGGAAGCCATCGAGTGGTATGCCGGCCAGATCGAAGCGCGGTTCGGGCTGGCGTGCGACTGCATCATCGCGCCGACGGCCATGGCGGTGCACCTGGATCCGGACCGCAGCACCATGCTGTTCCGCATCGTGCAGGAATCCTTGACCAATGTTGTGCGGCATGCCGACGCATCGCTGGTATCGGTGTACGCGGCCGCCAGGGATGGCGTGATCACCGTGGAGATTGCCGACGACGGCAAAGGGTTCGCGGCCGGCCAGGCGACGGACCGCCATTCCTGGGGCATCCAGGGCATGCAGGAACGCACGCGGCACTTCGGCGGGCAGCTGACCGTGTCCAGCGTCGTGGGGCAGGGGACCCGCGTGACGCTGCGACTGCCCTTGGAGAACGGCAATGGCGGGTGA
- a CDS encoding response regulator, whose amino-acid sequence MAGETIDVLLVDDHTVVRNGLRLMLSSATDIRVAAEAEDAQQAMERVRAQRFDVALIDIAMPGRNGLELLQWLRAETPHLAVLVLSTYAEDIYAVRALKLGAAGYLTKDSPTAVLIAAVRKAAAGGKYVSPALMERFATMMSGAPAATHESLSNRELEVLKRIAKGESLTAIADALHLSPKTVTTYRARIMEKMGLHSNAELARYAAENGLLA is encoded by the coding sequence ATGGCGGGTGAAACCATCGATGTGCTGCTCGTGGACGACCATACGGTGGTGCGCAACGGCTTGCGCCTGATGCTGAGTTCGGCCACGGACATCCGTGTGGCGGCCGAGGCGGAGGACGCCCAGCAGGCGATGGAGCGCGTGCGTGCGCAGCGCTTCGACGTGGCGCTGATCGACATCGCCATGCCGGGCAGGAACGGGCTGGAGCTGCTGCAATGGCTGCGGGCGGAAACGCCGCACCTGGCCGTCCTGGTGTTGAGCACTTATGCCGAGGATATCTACGCCGTGCGCGCGTTGAAGCTGGGCGCGGCCGGCTATCTGACCAAGGACAGCCCGACGGCGGTGCTCATCGCCGCGGTGCGCAAGGCTGCTGCGGGCGGCAAGTACGTCAGCCCGGCGCTGATGGAGCGCTTCGCCACCATGATGAGCGGCGCGCCGGCCGCCACGCACGAATCGCTGTCCAATCGGGAGCTTGAGGTGCTCAAGCGCATCGCCAAGGGCGAAAGCCTGACGGCTATCGCCGACGCCCTGCATCTGAGCCCCAAGACGGTCACGACCTACCGTGCCCGCATCATGGAGAAGATGGGCCTGCACAGCAATGCGGAGCTGGCGCGCTATGCCGCCGAAAACGGCTTGCTGGCGTAG
- a CDS encoding helix-turn-helix domain-containing protein yields the protein MDSSPNPTVPLADLIPDLGPWLDRDDPAAAQYRAPCIGCGARRLCQGAMLGCSTPSLRDFHVGARKVRAGEAIYRAGDVFRNLYIPRAGACKSVRLHRDGRQQITGFSLGGECLGMDGIASGRHEIDAIALEDMVVCVLPYHEIETVADEVSDVRRGLERILSKEIVRVSSLLMLMGHLSAEERIAAFLCDLAERYAARGYTTLSFTLPMSREEIGSHLGMKLETVSRMLSRLQQRGLIELHGKDVRVLDLAALKQV from the coding sequence ATGGACAGTTCCCCCAACCCTACCGTTCCTCTCGCCGATCTGATTCCCGATCTCGGTCCGTGGCTGGATCGCGATGACCCTGCCGCCGCCCAATATCGCGCCCCGTGCATCGGCTGCGGCGCGCGCCGGCTGTGCCAGGGCGCGATGCTGGGATGCAGCACGCCATCGTTGCGCGACTTCCACGTCGGCGCCCGCAAAGTGCGCGCCGGTGAAGCGATCTACCGCGCCGGCGATGTGTTCCGCAATCTGTACATCCCGCGGGCGGGCGCCTGCAAGAGCGTGCGGCTGCATCGGGACGGCCGCCAGCAGATCACCGGTTTCAGCCTGGGCGGCGAATGCCTGGGCATGGACGGCATCGCCAGCGGCCGTCACGAGATCGACGCCATTGCGCTGGAAGACATGGTGGTGTGCGTGCTGCCTTACCACGAGATCGAGACCGTGGCCGACGAGGTGAGCGATGTCCGCCGCGGTTTGGAACGGATACTCAGCAAGGAAATCGTGCGGGTCTCTTCGCTGCTCATGCTGATGGGGCATCTCAGCGCGGAAGAGCGCATCGCGGCCTTTCTGTGCGATCTGGCGGAGCGTTATGCGGCGCGCGGGTATACGACGCTGTCGTTCACCTTGCCGATGAGCCGCGAAGAGATTGGCTCGCATCTGGGCATGAAGCTGGAAACGGTAAGCCGCATGCTGTCCCGGCTGCAACAACGCGGCCTGATCGAACTGCACGGCAAGGACGTGCGCGTCCTGGATCTGGCCGCGCTGAAACAGGTGTAG
- a CDS encoding tetratricopeptide repeat protein, with amino-acid sequence MASTLQAESAAQPGGEQWLSLGRALTAAGRAREAIALLQRAAAESPLDVDVYRALAAALQADGQQADAASARIAVDAISRRCAVDLYHVGWVYANHRQWAAAGHWFERAILIEPGLFAAHIGLAWALRQLDKLAGTSTCRAYRRLPAFMQARSAPGRRTVLLLCSVAMANIPFRHFLPTARNRLLRRVLDDPSAKPRGREARHDVVFNVIGEPDLAAPSRQALARIAQSSDRPLLNPPARVDRTFRPAIASLLGGIPHLCIPVTVRWRRDAAAGGVHDAIGRAGLGYPVIARPIGSHGGEGVVLIAGAHDRQPPPDAAEVYLTRYCDYRSADGFFRKYRVIFIDREPYPYHLAIGSHWLLHYATADMLSASWKTEEEHRFLRDPAAVLGRRAWDALHAVGRRMDLDYCGIDFSLLPDGRVLVFEANATMLARIEPEDDALRFKNAYVQRIHDAVETMLAKRVAAQGARRLTRDDAL; translated from the coding sequence ATGGCGAGCACACTCCAGGCGGAATCCGCCGCCCAGCCGGGCGGTGAGCAGTGGTTGTCCCTGGGACGCGCGCTGACGGCGGCGGGCAGGGCGCGCGAGGCCATCGCGCTGCTGCAGCGCGCCGCAGCCGAATCGCCGCTGGACGTGGACGTGTACCGTGCCCTGGCCGCCGCCCTGCAGGCGGACGGTCAGCAGGCCGATGCGGCGTCCGCCCGCATCGCGGTGGATGCGATTTCGCGCCGTTGCGCCGTGGACCTTTATCACGTGGGATGGGTATATGCCAACCACCGCCAATGGGCCGCTGCGGGCCACTGGTTCGAGCGCGCCATCCTGATCGAGCCCGGCCTTTTCGCGGCGCATATCGGGCTGGCGTGGGCGCTGCGGCAGTTGGACAAGCTGGCCGGGACGTCGACGTGCCGGGCCTATCGCCGCCTGCCCGCCTTCATGCAGGCCAGGTCCGCGCCAGGGCGCCGCACGGTGCTGCTGCTGTGTTCCGTCGCCATGGCGAACATTCCCTTCAGGCATTTCCTGCCCACGGCCCGCAACCGGCTGCTGCGCCGGGTGCTGGATGACCCGTCGGCCAAGCCGCGCGGCCGCGAGGCGCGCCATGACGTGGTGTTCAACGTCATCGGCGAGCCCGATCTCGCCGCGCCGAGCCGGCAGGCGCTGGCCCGGATCGCGCAGAGCAGCGACCGTCCGCTGCTGAATCCGCCGGCGCGCGTGGACCGCACCTTCCGGCCGGCCATCGCGTCCTTGCTCGGCGGGATCCCGCACCTGTGCATACCTGTGACCGTGCGGTGGCGGCGCGACGCCGCCGCAGGCGGGGTGCATGACGCGATCGGGCGCGCTGGTTTGGGCTATCCCGTCATCGCGCGGCCCATCGGCTCGCATGGGGGCGAAGGCGTCGTGCTGATCGCCGGCGCGCACGACCGCCAGCCACCTCCGGATGCCGCGGAGGTGTATCTGACGCGCTATTGCGATTACCGGTCCGCGGACGGCTTTTTCCGCAAGTACCGCGTGATCTTCATCGACCGCGAGCCATATCCTTATCACCTCGCTATCGGCAGCCATTGGCTGCTGCACTACGCGACGGCGGACATGTTGTCCGCGTCATGGAAAACCGAGGAAGAGCATCGCTTCCTGCGCGATCCCGCAGCCGTCCTGGGGCGGCGCGCATGGGATGCGCTGCATGCCGTCGGCCGGCGCATGGACCTGGATTACTGCGGCATCGACTTCTCGCTGCTGCCGGACGGCCGGGTGCTGGTCTTCGAAGCCAACGCGACCATGCTGGCGCGCATCGAACCGGAAGACGACGCGCTGCGGTTCAAGAACGCGTATGTGCAGCGCATCCACGACGCCGTCGAAACGATGCTTGCCAAAAGGGTGGCGGCGCAGGGAGCGCGCCGCCTCACCCGGGATGACGCGCTTTGA
- a CDS encoding phosphoribosyltransferase, with protein MSRFANRTDAGIRLAKVLAACGLQQPVVLALPRGGVPVAAEIAAALGAPLDLLIARKIGVPSQPELAMGAAAEGASPEVVRNDTIISVAGISEDEFDAVYSHELTEIERRRQRYLGDRPRAPLEGRDIILVDDGIATGATIKAALRSVAARQPHSITLAVPVAPPAAVAALRAEADRVICLLTPDAFHAIGKFYEDFHQVSDQEVADALERFPVRVKARHPG; from the coding sequence GTGAGCCGATTCGCAAATCGCACCGATGCGGGCATCCGGCTCGCGAAGGTCCTGGCCGCCTGCGGCCTGCAGCAACCGGTGGTGCTTGCCCTGCCCCGCGGCGGCGTGCCGGTGGCTGCGGAAATCGCGGCGGCGCTGGGCGCGCCGCTGGACCTGCTCATCGCACGCAAGATCGGCGTGCCGAGCCAGCCCGAACTCGCCATGGGAGCCGCCGCCGAAGGCGCTTCGCCCGAAGTGGTCCGCAACGACACCATCATCAGCGTCGCGGGCATCTCGGAAGACGAATTCGATGCGGTGTATAGCCATGAGCTGACGGAAATCGAGCGGCGGCGCCAGCGCTATCTGGGCGACCGTCCGCGCGCGCCGCTGGAAGGCCGCGACATCATTCTGGTCGACGACGGCATCGCCACGGGCGCGACGATCAAGGCCGCCCTGCGCAGCGTGGCCGCGCGGCAGCCGCATTCCATCACCCTCGCCGTGCCGGTCGCGCCGCCGGCGGCGGTGGCGGCGTTGCGCGCGGAAGCCGACCGCGTCATCTGCCTGCTGACGCCGGACGCCTTTCATGCCATCGGCAAGTTCTACGAGGACTTCCACCAGGTCAGCGACCAGGAGGTCGCGGACGCGCTGGAACGCTTTCCGGTGCGCGTCAAAGCGCGTCATCCCGGGTGA
- a CDS encoding GntR family transcriptional regulator — protein sequence MSLSEALSSLRLDRSRHAAPQVFEKLRELIVSLELAPGTVLPRPELAEAFGLSQTPIRDALLRLSEEGLVDIFPQHTTEVSRIDIAAARQAHFLRRSLELEIVHVLAQRDDALLAARLQAHIDMQRASLDANQYPQFIAADQAFHREMHEAAGVAGLWELEQRYSGHVDRLRRLHLPEAGKAQRILQDHQRILDAIAARDAAAAQAALREHLSGTLNQIDDICKRYPDYVRIAT from the coding sequence ATGTCCCTGTCGGAAGCTTTATCTTCGCTGCGCCTGGACCGTTCGCGCCACGCGGCGCCCCAGGTCTTCGAAAAGCTGCGCGAACTGATCGTGTCGCTGGAACTCGCGCCGGGCACCGTGCTGCCGCGGCCCGAGCTCGCGGAAGCGTTCGGCCTGAGCCAGACGCCCATCCGGGACGCCCTGTTGCGCCTGAGCGAGGAAGGCCTGGTCGACATCTTTCCGCAGCACACCACCGAAGTCAGCCGCATCGACATCGCGGCCGCACGGCAGGCGCACTTCCTGCGGCGCTCGCTCGAACTGGAGATCGTGCACGTCCTGGCGCAGCGCGACGATGCGTTGCTGGCCGCCCGTCTGCAGGCCCATATCGATATGCAGCGCGCCAGCCTGGACGCGAACCAGTATCCGCAATTCATCGCCGCCGATCAGGCCTTTCACCGCGAGATGCACGAAGCGGCCGGCGTCGCCGGCCTGTGGGAGCTGGAGCAGCGCTACAGCGGCCACGTCGACCGCCTGCGCCGGCTGCACCTGCCGGAAGCCGGCAAGGCCCAGCGCATCCTGCAGGATCACCAGCGCATCCTCGACGCCATCGCCGCGCGCGATGCCGCCGCCGCCCAGGCGGCCTTGCGCGAACATCTGTCCGGCACCCTCAACCAGATCGACGACATCTGCAAGCGTTACCCGGATTACGTGCGGATCGCGACGTAG
- the araD gene encoding L-arabinonate dehydratase: MKRTYESLRSARWMAKDDLRSFGHRSRMMQMGYGPQDWNGRPIIAIINTWSDLQPCHLHFKERVEDVKRGVLQAGGFPVELPALSVSESFVKPTTMLYRNMLAMETEELLRSHPVDGAVLMGGCDKTTPGLIMGAISAGLPCVYVPAGPMLRGNWKGKVLGSGSDAWKLWDERRAGNITKEQWTEVEGGIARSYGTCMTMGTASTMTAIAESIGMTLPGASSIPAADVNHMRMAAECGRRVVDMVWEDLTPKKILTVASFKNAINVAMAMGCSTNAIVHLVAMSRRAGCAVTLDDFDAASRKVPVIANIRPSGDTYLMEDFYYAGGLPALMSRLTAHLDLSAMTVTGKTLGENIAGAEVYNDDVIRPLDNAIYQEGALAVLRGNIAPDGCVIKPSACAPRYLQHTGPALVFDDYPSMKAAVEDENLDVTADHILILRNAGPQGGPGMPEWGMLPIPTKLVKQGVRDMLRLSDARMSGTSYGACILHAAPEAYIGGPLALVRTGDLITVDVPARRIHLNISDEEMAARRAAWKPPAPRYERGYGWMYSKHILQANDGCDFDFLETGFGAPVPEPDIF, from the coding sequence ATGAAACGCACCTACGAAAGCCTGCGCAGCGCCCGCTGGATGGCCAAGGACGACCTGCGCTCGTTCGGCCACCGTTCCCGGATGATGCAGATGGGATACGGCCCCCAGGATTGGAACGGCCGTCCGATCATCGCCATCATCAACACCTGGTCCGACCTGCAGCCGTGCCATCTGCATTTCAAGGAGCGTGTGGAGGACGTCAAGCGCGGCGTGCTGCAGGCCGGGGGCTTTCCGGTCGAGCTGCCCGCGCTGTCGGTGTCCGAGTCCTTCGTCAAACCCACCACCATGCTCTATCGCAACATGCTGGCGATGGAGACGGAGGAACTGCTGCGCAGCCACCCGGTGGACGGCGCCGTGCTGATGGGCGGCTGCGACAAGACCACGCCGGGCCTGATCATGGGCGCCATCAGCGCGGGACTGCCCTGTGTCTACGTGCCCGCCGGCCCCATGCTGCGCGGCAACTGGAAGGGCAAGGTGCTGGGTTCGGGCTCCGACGCCTGGAAGCTGTGGGACGAGCGCCGTGCGGGCAACATCACCAAGGAACAATGGACCGAGGTGGAGGGCGGCATCGCGCGCAGCTACGGCACCTGCATGACGATGGGCACGGCCAGCACCATGACGGCCATCGCCGAGTCCATCGGCATGACGCTGCCCGGCGCCTCTTCGATTCCCGCGGCGGACGTCAACCATATGCGCATGGCTGCGGAGTGCGGCCGCCGCGTGGTGGACATGGTTTGGGAAGACCTGACGCCGAAGAAAATCCTGACGGTCGCCTCGTTCAAGAACGCCATCAACGTCGCGATGGCGATGGGCTGCTCCACGAACGCCATCGTTCACCTGGTCGCCATGTCGCGCCGCGCGGGCTGCGCCGTCACGCTGGACGACTTCGACGCCGCCAGCCGCAAGGTGCCCGTGATCGCCAACATCCGGCCCAGCGGCGATACCTACCTGATGGAAGACTTCTACTACGCGGGCGGCTTGCCCGCGCTGATGTCGCGCCTGACCGCGCATCTCGACCTGTCGGCCATGACGGTCACCGGCAAGACCCTGGGCGAGAACATCGCCGGGGCAGAGGTCTATAACGACGACGTCATCCGCCCGCTGGACAATGCGATCTACCAGGAAGGCGCGCTGGCCGTGCTGCGCGGGAACATCGCGCCGGACGGCTGCGTCATCAAGCCCAGCGCCTGCGCGCCGCGCTATCTGCAGCACACCGGCCCGGCACTGGTCTTCGACGACTATCCCAGCATGAAGGCGGCCGTGGAAGACGAGAACCTGGACGTCACGGCCGACCACATCCTGATCCTGCGCAATGCCGGCCCGCAAGGCGGCCCGGGCATGCCGGAGTGGGGCATGCTGCCCATTCCCACCAAGCTGGTGAAGCAGGGCGTGCGGGACATGCTGCGGCTGTCCGACGCGCGCATGAGCGGCACCAGCTATGGCGCCTGCATCCTGCACGCGGCGCCCGAAGCCTATATCGGCGGACCGCTGGCGCTGGTGCGCACCGGCGACTTGATTACCGTCGACGTGCCCGCGCGCCGCATCCACCTGAACATCAGCGATGAAGAGATGGCCGCGCGCCGCGCCGCCTGGAAGCCGCCGGCGCCGCGCTACGAGCGCGGCTACGGCTGGATGTATTCCAAGCACATCCTGCAGGCCAACGACGGCTGCGATTTCGATTTCCTGGAAACGGGATTCGGCGCGCCGGTGCCCGAGCCCGATATTTTCTGA